The Chaetodon trifascialis isolate fChaTrf1 chromosome 16, fChaTrf1.hap1, whole genome shotgun sequence genome includes a region encoding these proteins:
- the mia gene encoding melanoma-derived growth regulatory protein: MPCKLWLALSVWLLLQTCEAGRQMPKLSDKKLCADSECSHPILIARAVQDYYPGDCRFIPIRQGQLVYVYAMLKDRGNLFWAGSVQDSYYGQQEARIGHFPSSVVEETHPLMPASTEVKTTKWDFYCY, translated from the exons ATGCCTTGCAAACTCTGGCTTGCTCTGTCAGTGTGGCTTTTGCTGCAAACCTGTGAAGCTGGAAGGCAGATGCCTAAACTCTCTGACAAGAAACTCTGTGCTGACTCCGAATGCAGCC ATCCAATCTTGATAGCTCGTGCAGTGCAGGACTACTACCCTGGAGACTGTAGGTTCATCCCCATCAGACAGGGGCAACTTGTCTATGTCTATGCAATGCTTAAGGACAGAGGGAACCTCTTCTGGGCTGGCAGT gtACAAGACTCCTATTATGGACAGCAGGAGGCTCGCATTGGCCACTTTCCCAGCAGCGTAGTGGAGGAGACACATCCTCTCATGCCAGCCAGCACCGAAGTCAAGACGACT aaATGGGACTTCTACTGTTACTAA
- the bicdl2 gene encoding BICD family-like cargo adapter 2 isoform X1, with amino-acid sequence MFTPRKNSLPSPSLEDSFFPLSSSSSVSLSFTLPSSTSSPGSSDSGGGIETDLILAAELGQALLEKNEELAASLEQSERQMEALQQEKHRLQRKLEMNELASGQREAELAADLAALRAELERHHSQGRDRRRDESEQLTQLANHNQRLVEQLAEAVTLEHSLRTELRSLREEMDESAFSRNINFTQLENIQAENRVLLERLSHMDARLKASEEDSDRLRTERDRLRDRLSEVQTTLREKEAEIAQEQGVVFELRTMNRSLQQKALNLGEESALDSTHTPPLSLLSEIQQSQAKEALLAHSTVLQARDEEIQTLREELQSQREELESLREEIKPFRSSPDMPSYSSLESELATVRQEKESLTQQLLNTIKHKVALSQELEAWQEDMRLVINQQVLQREEERQRERQQERDYAGGLQRSKSLRVKGEGGKGFFSFFKDM; translated from the exons ATGTTCACCCCCAGGAAAAACAGTCTCCCCTCCCCAAGCCTGGAGGActccttcttccctctctcctcatcctcctcagtCTCACTCTCCTTCACTCTGCCCTCATCCACATCTTCTCCCGGCAGCAGTGACAGCGGAGGAGGGATCGAGACAGATCTGATCCTAGCTGCTGAGCTGGGACAGGCTCTGCTGGAGAAGAATGAGGAGCTGGCAGCCTCTCTGGAGCAGAGCGAGAGGCAAATGGAG GCTTTGCAGCAGGAGAAGCATCGTCTTCAGAGGAAGCTGGAGATGAATGAACTGGCATCGGGGCAGCGAGAAGCAGAGCTGGCTGCGGACTTAGCTGCCTTGAGGGCTGAGCTGGAGCGACATCACAGCCAGGGACGTGACCGGCGAAGGGATGAGAGTGAACAGCTGACTCAGTTAGCCAATCATAACCAGCGGTTGGTTGAGCAGCTGGCAGAG GCTGTGACCCTGGAACACTCCTTGAGGACTGAGCTTCGTTCCCTCAGAGAAGAGATGGATGAATCAGCTTTTAGCCGAAATATCAACTTCACACAGTTAGAGAACATACAAGCAGAG AACAGAGTTTTGCTGGAGCGGCTGTCACACATGGACGCCCGCCTAAAAGCctcagaggaggacagtgatAGACTccgcacagagagagacaggctgagagatAGACTGTCAGAAGTGCAAACgacactgagagagaaagaagctgAG ataGCGCAGGAACAGGGAGTGGTGTTTGAGCTGCGAACCATGAATCGCTCTCTACAGCAGAAAGCTCTGAACCTGGGAGAGGAGAGCGCTCTGgacagtacacacacaccacctctgtctctgcttaGTGAAATTCAGCAgtcacag GCGAAAGAGGCTCTTCTGGCTCACTCCACAGTCCTGCAAGCAAGAGATGAAGAGATACAAACGCTCAGAGAGGAG ctgcagtctcAGCGAGAAGAGCTGGAGTCTTTGAGGGAAGAAATCAAGCCATTTAGAAGCAGTCCTGACATGCCGAGCTACAG TTCCCTAGAGAGTGAACTGGCCACTGTGCGCCAGGAGAAAGAGTCACTCACTCAGCAGCTTCTCAACACCATCAAACATAAGGTGGCTCTGTCTCAAGAGCTGGAAGCCTGGCAG GAGGACATGCGGTTGGTGATCAATCAACAGGTGCTgcaaagggaggaggagagacagagggaaagacagcaagagagagactaCGCCGGAGGACTCCAAAGAAGCAAGTCTTTAAGAGTgaagggggaaggagggaaaggattcttctccttcttcaaAGACATGTAA
- the LOC139345178 gene encoding alpha-crystallin B chain-like: protein MDIPIQYPWYRRAFPHRLADLSLAEPLTDWPLIWPLSWSFPWMRPSFMRWFNWFDNGHSEMRIEKDRYVIYLDVKHFSPDELSVSVSDEFITIHARHEDRQDDHGFVSREFLRKYRLPAGVSSADINSCLSVDGVLTITAPRSSTGEERTIPISCEDGTPKQKI, encoded by the exons ATGGATATCCCCATCCAGTATCCCTGGTACCGTCGGGCCTTCCCACATCGACTTGCTGACCTCTCCTTGGCAGAACCTCTCACTGACTGGCCACTTATCTGGCCCTTGTCCTGGTCCTTCCCCTGGATGCGCCCTTCGTTCATGCGCTGGTTCAACTGGTTTGACAACGGCCACAGTGAG ATGCGCATTGAAAAGGATCGCTACGTCATTTATCTGGATGTGAAGCATTTCTCGCCTGACgagctgtctgtcagtgtcagtgatgaGTTCATCACAATACACGCCAggcatgaagacagacag GACGACCACGGCTTTGTGTCAAGAGAGTTTCTGCGGAAGTACAGGCTTCCCGCTGGCGTGTCCAGTGCTGATATCAACTCCTGTCTGTCAGTTGACGGTGTGCTTACAATCACTGCACCTCGGTCCTCTACCGGCGAGGAGCGCACTATTCCTATTTCCTGTGAGGATGGAACACCGAAACAGAAAATTTAG
- the bicdl2 gene encoding BICD family-like cargo adapter 2 isoform X2, with protein sequence MFTPRKNSLPSPSLEDSFFPLSSSSSVSLSFTLPSSTSSPGSSDSGGGIETDLILAAELGQALLEKNEELAASLEQSERQMEALQQEKHRLQRKLEMNELASGQREAELAADLAALRAELERHHSQGRDRRRDESEQLTQLANHNQRLVEQLAEAVTLEHSLRTELRSLREEMDESAFSRNINFTQLENIQAENRVLLERLSHMDARLKASEEDSDRLRTERDRLRDRLSEVQTTLREKEAEAKEALLAHSTVLQARDEEIQTLREELQSQREELESLREEIKPFRSSPDMPSYSSLESELATVRQEKESLTQQLLNTIKHKVALSQELEAWQEDMRLVINQQVLQREEERQRERQQERDYAGGLQRSKSLRVKGEGGKGFFSFFKDM encoded by the exons ATGTTCACCCCCAGGAAAAACAGTCTCCCCTCCCCAAGCCTGGAGGActccttcttccctctctcctcatcctcctcagtCTCACTCTCCTTCACTCTGCCCTCATCCACATCTTCTCCCGGCAGCAGTGACAGCGGAGGAGGGATCGAGACAGATCTGATCCTAGCTGCTGAGCTGGGACAGGCTCTGCTGGAGAAGAATGAGGAGCTGGCAGCCTCTCTGGAGCAGAGCGAGAGGCAAATGGAG GCTTTGCAGCAGGAGAAGCATCGTCTTCAGAGGAAGCTGGAGATGAATGAACTGGCATCGGGGCAGCGAGAAGCAGAGCTGGCTGCGGACTTAGCTGCCTTGAGGGCTGAGCTGGAGCGACATCACAGCCAGGGACGTGACCGGCGAAGGGATGAGAGTGAACAGCTGACTCAGTTAGCCAATCATAACCAGCGGTTGGTTGAGCAGCTGGCAGAG GCTGTGACCCTGGAACACTCCTTGAGGACTGAGCTTCGTTCCCTCAGAGAAGAGATGGATGAATCAGCTTTTAGCCGAAATATCAACTTCACACAGTTAGAGAACATACAAGCAGAG AACAGAGTTTTGCTGGAGCGGCTGTCACACATGGACGCCCGCCTAAAAGCctcagaggaggacagtgatAGACTccgcacagagagagacaggctgagagatAGACTGTCAGAAGTGCAAACgacactgagagagaaagaagctgAG GCGAAAGAGGCTCTTCTGGCTCACTCCACAGTCCTGCAAGCAAGAGATGAAGAGATACAAACGCTCAGAGAGGAG ctgcagtctcAGCGAGAAGAGCTGGAGTCTTTGAGGGAAGAAATCAAGCCATTTAGAAGCAGTCCTGACATGCCGAGCTACAG TTCCCTAGAGAGTGAACTGGCCACTGTGCGCCAGGAGAAAGAGTCACTCACTCAGCAGCTTCTCAACACCATCAAACATAAGGTGGCTCTGTCTCAAGAGCTGGAAGCCTGGCAG GAGGACATGCGGTTGGTGATCAATCAACAGGTGCTgcaaagggaggaggagagacagagggaaagacagcaagagagagactaCGCCGGAGGACTCCAAAGAAGCAAGTCTTTAAGAGTgaagggggaaggagggaaaggattcttctccttcttcaaAGACATGTAA